In the genome of Flavobacterium panacagri, one region contains:
- a CDS encoding RagB/SusD family nutrient uptake outer membrane protein: MKNKIVIAALALGVLFTWSCTNLEEKVLDESLNGAGQAEAISGAIAPAYGQLKATWIHTNNFGLQLIASDEGILPYRGGTDWYDGGKYLAVHAHTTTPTNDLVTSTWNELTKNISRTLSAIEVLTPLAEDGNKEAQGALYEMKALRAYLNMMTLDSWGLVFKKESSASTSEILRGQDAVTYIENELLSVADVINTDKGPGRMTQAAVWGLLARLNLNAAVYRDPYGTPSFAPADMDKVIKYTDNIINSGKFSLSPEYFDLFDDDNNSNKEVIFAMDQRGVLKDENNRWAYWSIPGSMFPRPESINADGTDGPAITSDFYQTWVDAYGSVDPADADARFYKNNAKVPDNLKDLTGFSPLNDENHYYCVKAEEFEIDRGIMRGIPWAARKDANGAFYKCDTGYRIYPVKQIKGNGPDKNVGYVNLTLKVDFTNEGSMHYSGYRVSKYQFSHTSPDGNYYSSVDMVLLRYAEIFMMRAEAKLRKGDNAGALADMNTVRTSRTARAPIPAALPAISLDILYREYGFEFYWEGLRRNTQIRFSHFEDKWTEKSDTDVNKRLFPIPQVAIDGASNTPGYLVQNKGY, translated from the coding sequence ATGAAAAATAAAATAGTAATAGCAGCTCTTGCATTAGGTGTATTATTTACCTGGAGCTGTACAAATTTAGAAGAAAAAGTCCTGGACGAATCTTTAAATGGAGCAGGACAAGCAGAAGCAATCAGTGGAGCAATTGCTCCAGCTTACGGACAATTAAAAGCGACTTGGATCCATACAAACAATTTTGGTCTTCAGTTAATTGCGAGTGACGAAGGTATTTTACCTTACAGAGGAGGAACAGATTGGTATGATGGCGGTAAATATTTAGCAGTTCACGCACACACAACAACGCCTACAAATGATCTTGTAACAAGTACATGGAACGAACTTACAAAGAATATTTCTAGAACACTTTCTGCAATCGAAGTATTAACGCCTCTTGCAGAAGATGGTAATAAAGAAGCACAAGGAGCACTTTACGAGATGAAAGCGTTAAGAGCTTACTTAAATATGATGACATTAGACAGCTGGGGATTGGTATTCAAAAAAGAATCATCGGCTTCTACTTCAGAAATTTTGAGAGGACAAGATGCAGTTACGTACATCGAAAACGAATTATTATCTGTTGCTGATGTGATCAATACAGATAAAGGGCCAGGAAGAATGACACAAGCGGCAGTTTGGGGACTTCTTGCAAGGCTTAATTTGAATGCTGCAGTGTATCGTGATCCTTATGGAACGCCTTCATTTGCACCGGCAGATATGGATAAGGTTATTAAATACACAGATAATATTATCAACTCTGGTAAATTCAGTTTATCTCCTGAGTATTTTGATTTATTTGATGATGATAACAACTCAAATAAAGAGGTGATTTTTGCAATGGATCAGCGTGGTGTTTTAAAAGACGAAAACAACCGTTGGGCTTATTGGTCAATTCCTGGATCAATGTTTCCAAGACCTGAATCGATTAATGCAGATGGAACAGATGGTCCAGCAATTACATCAGATTTTTACCAAACTTGGGTTGATGCTTATGGTTCTGTAGATCCTGCTGATGCTGATGCAAGATTTTACAAAAACAATGCAAAGGTGCCAGATAATTTAAAAGATCTTACTGGATTTTCTCCTTTAAATGATGAGAACCATTATTATTGTGTAAAAGCAGAAGAATTTGAAATCGACAGAGGAATTATGAGAGGCATTCCTTGGGCAGCTAGAAAAGATGCTAACGGAGCTTTTTACAAATGTGATACTGGATATAGAATTTATCCTGTAAAACAAATCAAAGGTAATGGACCAGACAAAAACGTTGGATATGTTAACCTTACTTTGAAAGTTGATTTTACAAATGAAGGAAGTATGCACTATTCTGGATACAGAGTTTCTAAATACCAGTTTAGCCACACTTCTCCAGACGGAAACTACTACAGCAGTGTAGATATGGTACTATTGAGATATGCTGAAATTTTTATGATGCGTGCTGAAGCTAAATTAAGAAAAGGAGATAACGCTGGTGCGTTGGCAGATATGAATACAGTTAGAACTTCAAGAACGGCTCGTGCTCCAATTCCTGCTGCGCTTCCTGCAATCAGCTTAGATATTTTGTACAGAGAATATGGTTTCGAATTTTACTGGGAAGGTTTAAGAAGAAATACTCAAATCCGTTTCAGTCATTTTGAAGATAAATGGACTGAAAAATCAGATACAGATGTAAACAAAAGATTGTTCCCAATTCCACAGGTAGCAATTGACGGTGCATCTAACACTCCTGGATATTTAGTACAGAATAAAGGATACTAG